One stretch of Geoalkalibacter ferrihydriticus DSM 17813 DNA includes these proteins:
- a CDS encoding ABC transporter substrate-binding protein — protein sequence MDTKALDAWLEAEQVDSVIVLGRQGARAAQVLKGPSKIIVGALPAAVQGLSGISLSPAPEVLFRHLRELAPKVRDIHVVYSEVNAWLIPWAESAAAAQGLDFTAYRVQDLREAVHEYRNLLQTLRGPSQAIWLPLDNITADDELVLPLVLQGSLERGLVVFSSKPAHAQRGVLFTVFPEHFAMGQSLARMATSGQQSTGIVPLADVQLAVNLRTAFHLGLRFTPRQQERFDLVFPTR from the coding sequence TTGGATACCAAGGCCCTTGATGCCTGGCTTGAGGCTGAACAGGTTGATTCGGTTATTGTTCTGGGTCGTCAAGGCGCGCGGGCCGCGCAAGTCCTGAAGGGACCCTCAAAAATTATCGTCGGCGCATTGCCTGCCGCGGTACAAGGCCTTTCCGGCATCAGCCTGTCCCCCGCTCCAGAAGTCTTGTTCCGGCATCTCAGAGAACTGGCGCCCAAGGTCAGAGATATTCATGTCGTCTATTCCGAGGTCAATGCCTGGTTGATCCCCTGGGCTGAGTCCGCTGCTGCCGCTCAGGGGCTGGATTTTACCGCTTACCGGGTTCAGGATCTGCGCGAGGCGGTGCATGAATATCGCAACTTGCTGCAAACGTTGCGCGGTCCGTCACAAGCAATCTGGCTACCTCTGGATAACATCACAGCCGATGATGAGCTGGTACTGCCACTGGTTCTGCAGGGATCGCTCGAAAGAGGACTTGTGGTTTTTTCAAGCAAGCCCGCACATGCTCAACGTGGGGTTCTTTTTACCGTTTTTCCCGAGCATTTCGCCATGGGACAAAGTCTGGCGCGGATGGCCACTTCAGGTCAGCAATCCACCGGAATTGTTCCGCTGGCCGATGTGCAGTTGGCCGTTAACCTGCGTACGGCATTTCATCTTGGGTTGCGTTTCACCCCGCGCCAGCAAGAGAGATTTGATCTGGTTTTCCCAACCCGTTGA
- a CDS encoding sensor histidine kinase, translating into MMRAFAEKRKLFSSFRTRLLGIVTLGILCLALTAALMTAWVSGNRTRAQMVAQGLQVTDTLAGQSALALLFGSRENAEKPLLAIMGFPHVDYAGIFDPDGRALLIVGADHASLPPVRRIAAGGVPALARETPFSWHFVSPVYAGSSSEMLNPTESPFDLEAPPKELLGFAYVTMNKRALHTLNMDIFINNLIIGLSFAAVIVFGLNIGIKRLLRPLDELSALMREAEEKNGYVFADLKGPEEITHMAGVFNRMMTSLQERDRGLRQHKAVLQTEVALRTRELVQARDAALSANRYKSEFLSSISHELRTPLQAIIGYADVVREDLEMEGMDASAQELERVIHNANRLLSLINDILLLAKAEAGRMEVRLQSVDLHVLVKDAVETMQPLLATNDNRLSLDIHAEADVEIDREKLLQSLLNLLSNAAKFTTSGTIALKVAQTPRLLKILVADTGIGLTLEQQRMIFEEFRQVDGSYTRKFEGTGLGLTITKRFCEMMGGTIDVQSEPGRGSTFTIYIPLPVSVAGDAPAQAGEEQLSFDTTLFESGDGLQ; encoded by the coding sequence ATGATGCGCGCTTTCGCCGAGAAACGAAAATTATTTTCCAGTTTCCGCACACGCCTTCTGGGGATCGTGACATTGGGAATTCTCTGCCTGGCTTTGACTGCCGCCCTGATGACGGCCTGGGTGAGTGGTAATCGAACCCGTGCGCAGATGGTGGCCCAGGGGCTTCAGGTGACGGATACTCTTGCCGGACAAAGCGCGCTGGCTCTTCTGTTCGGTAGTCGCGAGAACGCTGAAAAACCTCTGCTGGCCATCATGGGATTTCCCCATGTCGATTATGCCGGAATCTTTGATCCGGACGGCCGGGCTCTGCTTATCGTCGGTGCCGATCACGCGTCCCTGCCACCCGTGCGACGCATCGCAGCGGGCGGGGTCCCCGCCCTGGCCCGCGAAACGCCTTTTTCCTGGCATTTTGTATCGCCGGTTTACGCAGGTTCTTCCAGCGAAATGTTAAATCCCACAGAATCTCCCTTCGATTTGGAGGCGCCGCCTAAAGAACTTCTCGGGTTTGCCTACGTGACCATGAACAAGCGAGCCCTGCATACCCTCAATATGGATATTTTCATCAACAACCTGATTATCGGCTTGTCTTTTGCCGCAGTCATTGTGTTCGGCCTGAATATCGGCATCAAACGCTTATTGCGACCGCTGGATGAATTATCGGCGCTCATGCGCGAAGCCGAAGAAAAAAACGGTTATGTGTTTGCCGATCTCAAAGGACCTGAAGAAATCACCCACATGGCCGGCGTGTTCAACCGCATGATGACCAGTTTGCAGGAGCGCGACCGGGGACTGCGCCAGCACAAGGCGGTTCTCCAGACCGAGGTGGCGCTGCGCACTCGCGAACTTGTGCAGGCCCGTGATGCCGCCTTGAGCGCCAATCGCTACAAATCCGAGTTTCTCTCCAGCATCAGTCACGAACTGCGTACCCCTTTGCAGGCGATCATCGGCTACGCCGACGTGGTCCGTGAAGATCTGGAAATGGAAGGCATGGATGCAAGTGCTCAGGAACTTGAGCGGGTGATTCACAACGCCAACCGCCTGTTGTCGCTGATCAATGATATTTTACTGTTGGCCAAGGCCGAAGCGGGTCGCATGGAGGTGCGGTTACAGAGCGTGGATTTGCATGTTTTGGTCAAGGATGCCGTTGAAACGATGCAACCCCTGCTGGCAACAAACGATAATCGTCTCTCGCTGGATATCCATGCCGAAGCGGATGTTGAAATCGACCGTGAAAAGCTTCTCCAGTCCCTGCTCAATCTGCTCAGTAACGCCGCCAAGTTTACCACTTCCGGCACAATAGCGCTTAAGGTGGCGCAGACGCCGCGGTTGTTGAAAATCCTGGTGGCCGATACCGGCATCGGTCTGACGTTGGAGCAGCAACGCATGATTTTTGAAGAATTCCGACAAGTCGATGGCAGCTACACCCGCAAGTTTGAGGGCACGGGGCTTGGTCTTACCATCACCAAGCGGTTCTGTGAAATGATGGGGGGAACCATCGATGTGCAGAGTGAACCAGGCCGCGGCTCGACCTTTACCATTTATATTCCCCTGCCTGTTTCTGTCGCCGGGGATGCGCCGGCTCAGGCAGGTGAGGAACAGTTAAGTTTTGATACGACTCTGTTCGAATCGGGAGATGGTTTGCAGTGA
- a CDS encoding TonB-dependent receptor plug domain-containing protein, giving the protein MRNGLMCLGLTVLLSLPWSGSAQALEGLDPESPMLQEMRDFYGDEAFITIATGSRKPIYKAPAVATVITSAEIKAMGARNLDEVLETVAGLHVVPSTQGRLDSIYSIRGIHTSFNPQVLVLMNGIPFPHFSGGRPFHFRLPVNAIARVEVIRGPGSAVYGADAFGGVINIITKDASDIQGTEIGGRAGSFDTQDLWLQHGRPYGEWDLAFSLEWQKSAGDRDRRIAADQQTIIDNRFNTNASLAPGALSTRYDVLDTHLNLSRDNWQLRYWLWRQQDAGLGAGSALALDPVGEESLTQHLVDLTYSTADLVADWDFRLNAHYLHRDSESRFVAFPPGAILPIGSDGNLSFSETANSVLFTEGMIGKPVGEEDGGGIDFAAVYTGMADHRWRIGAGVKSFRFKLEKEEKNFGPGVIDGTRPVVDGTLTNITNTEFVFLRDASRTVWYLSLQDEWQFVPNWELTAGVRYDHYSDFGDTVNPRLALVWATRHDLTAKILYGRAFRAPSFSEQFSINNPVGLGNPDLDPETIDTLELSFDYRPTFDLQTNLSVFAYRARDLIEFAADPGGTTRTAQNARDQDGYGFELEMDWRALDTLRLQGYYAWQRSKDVETKQRIADAPGQMVYLAAKWEFLPEWEICPQYRWIGSRKRAISDPRGVIDNYSLVDVIIRKNRIFGLFDTAFAVRNIFDEDAREPSSSVIAGDYPLEGRQAWAEISYRF; this is encoded by the coding sequence ATGCGTAATGGGTTGATGTGCCTGGGGCTGACGGTCCTCCTATCCCTGCCTTGGAGCGGTTCGGCGCAAGCACTGGAGGGGTTGGACCCCGAATCCCCCATGCTTCAGGAGATGCGTGATTTTTACGGCGACGAAGCCTTTATCACCATTGCCACCGGCAGCCGCAAACCGATCTACAAGGCACCGGCCGTGGCCACGGTGATTACCTCCGCGGAAATCAAGGCCATGGGCGCGCGTAATCTCGACGAGGTGCTGGAAACCGTGGCCGGGCTGCATGTGGTGCCGTCCACTCAAGGACGTCTTGACTCGATCTACTCCATCCGCGGGATTCACACCAGCTTCAATCCTCAAGTGCTGGTGTTGATGAATGGTATTCCTTTCCCTCATTTCTCCGGGGGACGGCCCTTTCATTTCCGTCTGCCAGTGAACGCCATTGCTCGGGTGGAGGTTATTCGCGGCCCCGGCTCGGCGGTCTATGGCGCCGATGCTTTTGGCGGGGTGATCAATATCATTACCAAGGATGCCTCCGACATTCAGGGCACTGAGATCGGAGGTCGGGCAGGATCGTTTGATACCCAAGATCTATGGCTTCAACATGGCAGACCGTACGGTGAATGGGACCTTGCTTTCTCTCTGGAATGGCAAAAAAGCGCCGGCGACCGGGACCGTCGGATTGCAGCGGATCAACAGACCATTATCGATAACCGTTTTAACACGAACGCTTCACTTGCCCCTGGGGCCCTGAGTACCCGTTATGATGTGCTCGATACGCATTTGAATCTGAGTCGTGATAACTGGCAGTTGCGCTATTGGCTTTGGCGGCAACAGGATGCCGGGCTGGGGGCGGGCAGTGCCCTGGCGTTAGATCCCGTGGGCGAGGAAAGTCTGACTCAGCATCTCGTGGATTTAACCTATTCCACAGCTGATCTCGTTGCGGATTGGGACTTCCGTCTTAATGCACATTATCTGCATCGTGACAGCGAAAGCCGGTTTGTGGCGTTTCCGCCGGGCGCTATTCTCCCCATAGGAAGCGATGGCAATCTGAGTTTTTCCGAAACCGCCAATTCCGTGTTGTTTACCGAGGGAATGATCGGTAAACCCGTGGGTGAGGAAGACGGCGGCGGCATCGATTTCGCCGCGGTTTACACCGGCATGGCCGATCATCGCTGGCGAATTGGTGCTGGTGTCAAAAGCTTTAGATTCAAGCTTGAAAAAGAAGAAAAAAATTTTGGTCCTGGCGTTATCGATGGAACCAGACCGGTCGTTGATGGTACGTTAACGAACATAACAAACACCGAATTTGTCTTTTTGCGTGATGCTTCACGCACCGTCTGGTATCTGTCGCTGCAGGACGAATGGCAATTTGTGCCCAATTGGGAACTGACCGCTGGTGTTCGTTATGATCATTATTCGGACTTTGGCGACACGGTAAATCCGCGACTCGCTTTGGTTTGGGCCACTCGCCACGATCTGACCGCGAAAATTCTATATGGCCGAGCGTTTCGCGCTCCTTCATTCAGTGAACAGTTCTCCATTAACAATCCTGTGGGCTTGGGTAATCCCGATTTGGATCCTGAAACAATCGATACCCTCGAACTTTCCTTTGACTACAGGCCCACGTTTGATTTACAGACAAATCTTTCCGTGTTTGCTTATCGCGCCAGGGATTTAATTGAGTTTGCTGCCGATCCCGGAGGAACTACCCGGACGGCGCAGAATGCCCGGGATCAAGACGGGTATGGGTTTGAACTGGAAATGGATTGGCGGGCTCTCGATACACTGCGATTGCAGGGGTATTATGCCTGGCAGCGTTCCAAAGACGTGGAAACGAAGCAAAGGATTGCGGATGCACCTGGGCAAATGGTTTATTTAGCGGCGAAATGGGAATTTCTTCCAGAGTGGGAGATTTGCCCTCAATATCGATGGATCGGAAGCCGTAAACGTGCCATAAGCGACCCTCGAGGGGTTATAGACAACTATTCTCTGGTTGATGTGATTATTAGAAAAAATCGTATTTTTGGACTATTCGACACGGCCTTCGCGGTGCGCAATATTTTTGACGAGGATGCTCGCGAGCCGAGCAGCTCAGTCATTGCCGGTGACTACCCCCTTGAGGGCCGCCAAGCGTGGGCCGAAATCAGTTACAGGTTCTGA
- a CDS encoding citrate/2-methylcitrate synthase: MKSKHENITSREQIFAQRPATRVWEEQSSEENPYLASALRCHGYDLHELMEKRSFIDVLFLLFRGELPTGDQSQILEKLMIGLINPGPRHPATRAAMHAGVGKTNPAHILPISLSIMGGAHQGAGCIEPAMRFFRQAAKRDPKIVCCELLQREKRPTEGDWHPVPGFGSRFGGIDEMPRKLADQLSRLPGAGKALLWGCSFSEILRPYEIGWQFPGVAAAVLADIGFHPRAGAGLFQYFQAPGLLAHGLEMVNKPLTALPFPSDENYFIEVDSDGH, encoded by the coding sequence ATGAAATCAAAACATGAGAACATTACCAGTCGTGAGCAAATCTTTGCCCAGCGCCCAGCAACAAGGGTTTGGGAGGAACAATCCAGCGAAGAGAATCCTTACCTTGCATCGGCTCTTCGCTGTCATGGTTACGATCTTCATGAGCTAATGGAAAAGCGCAGCTTCATTGATGTCCTGTTTTTGCTATTTCGCGGGGAACTGCCAACCGGCGATCAATCTCAAATCTTGGAAAAGTTGATGATCGGTCTCATCAATCCCGGTCCTCGTCATCCGGCAACTCGCGCCGCCATGCATGCCGGGGTCGGAAAAACAAATCCCGCTCACATTCTGCCCATATCTTTGAGCATTATGGGAGGCGCCCACCAAGGCGCCGGCTGTATTGAACCAGCCATGCGTTTTTTTCGCCAGGCCGCAAAGCGTGATCCGAAAATCGTTTGTTGCGAATTGCTTCAAAGGGAAAAACGGCCAACTGAGGGTGATTGGCATCCCGTCCCGGGTTTTGGTAGCCGGTTTGGCGGTATAGATGAGATGCCAAGGAAACTAGCTGATCAATTGAGCCGACTTCCCGGCGCAGGCAAAGCGCTTTTGTGGGGATGTTCCTTCTCGGAAATCCTTCGCCCCTATGAAATAGGCTGGCAGTTTCCAGGTGTGGCAGCAGCGGTGTTGGCGGATATAGGTTTCCACCCCAGGGCAGGAGCCGGGCTTTTCCAATACTTTCAAGCTCCAGGTTTGCTCGCCCATGGCCTGGAAATGGTCAACAAACCCTTGACTGCCCTTCCTTTTCCGTCCGACGAAAACTATTTCATCGAGGTGGATTCCGATGGCCACTGA
- a CDS encoding thiamine pyrophosphate-binding protein, whose amino-acid sequence MGDFRVSEIVDTPPVTEPARQPELGDLVVEYLEGIGVEYIFGVPGGAIEPLYNAMARSARRGGLRTIVARHEAGAAFMADGYARETGKLGVCCATTGPGATNLITGVASAYSDNIPMLVLTAQTALPQFGKRTLQESSCTAVNTVAMFQSCTRFSSLVSHRGQLEGKLLSAILATQGPPAGPAHLSIPMDVLASPRRLRADAYTPLFKSLFNSHDMTNQQAIDALYDAVAKSSRIVLVLGEDCGGAMSPITDFAEATNAHIVSGPAGKRWADHDHPRYHGVLGFGGHESAARTINCAEVDLILAVGTRMDELAFGKLGKSKAFQEKLIQIDVTAENFYLAPLAHLHVCGTIDTIFRALNERLQKEHRQRFRLVYARCAPHHLTLNEPEKFHSDAVPIKPQRLMRDLPIRFPASTRFIIDAGSCWAWSMHYLLPKSQGLYRIAMGFGAMGWGIGAAVGTAVGCPTEPVVCLTGDGSWLMSGQELTVAVMEKLPVIYVVLNDQALGTIKHGQRLGGAEPVGFELPPVDFAQMARAMGAVGLNIHTMEDFDNLDFDALCRRSGPTVLDVQIDPEEVQPMGFRMKTLER is encoded by the coding sequence ATGGGTGACTTCAGGGTATCAGAAATTGTCGACACACCACCTGTGACAGAACCTGCAAGACAACCCGAGTTAGGCGACCTGGTCGTTGAGTATCTGGAAGGCATCGGGGTCGAATATATTTTCGGAGTTCCCGGCGGCGCCATCGAACCCCTCTACAACGCCATGGCGCGCAGCGCTCGGCGCGGCGGGTTGCGCACCATCGTCGCCCGCCATGAGGCGGGGGCGGCGTTCATGGCCGACGGCTACGCCCGTGAAACAGGCAAACTCGGGGTGTGCTGCGCCACCACCGGGCCGGGTGCGACCAACCTCATCACCGGGGTGGCTTCGGCCTATTCCGACAACATTCCGATGCTGGTTCTGACCGCCCAGACCGCCCTGCCCCAATTCGGCAAAAGAACTTTGCAGGAATCCTCCTGCACGGCGGTCAATACAGTGGCCATGTTTCAATCATGCACCCGTTTCAGCAGCCTGGTGTCGCATCGCGGACAACTCGAAGGCAAACTTCTCTCCGCCATCCTCGCGACCCAGGGTCCACCCGCCGGGCCTGCCCATCTGAGTATTCCCATGGATGTATTGGCCTCACCCCGGCGCCTGCGCGCTGATGCCTATACCCCTTTGTTCAAAAGCCTGTTCAATAGTCACGACATGACCAATCAGCAGGCGATCGATGCTCTTTACGATGCCGTTGCAAAAAGTTCGCGCATTGTATTGGTGCTCGGTGAGGATTGCGGCGGCGCCATGTCTCCCATTACGGACTTTGCCGAAGCCACGAATGCCCATATCGTCAGCGGGCCCGCGGGCAAGCGCTGGGCAGACCATGACCACCCCCGGTATCACGGCGTGCTCGGCTTCGGAGGCCACGAAAGTGCCGCCCGGACCATCAATTGCGCAGAGGTGGATCTGATCCTGGCAGTCGGAACGCGCATGGATGAGTTGGCCTTCGGCAAACTCGGGAAAAGCAAAGCATTTCAGGAAAAACTGATCCAGATCGATGTGACTGCCGAAAACTTCTATCTTGCGCCTCTTGCGCACCTGCATGTCTGCGGCACCATTGATACTATCTTTCGCGCCCTCAATGAGCGCCTGCAAAAAGAACATCGTCAGCGGTTTCGCCTCGTGTATGCCCGCTGTGCCCCTCATCACTTGACCCTCAACGAACCAGAAAAATTTCATTCCGATGCCGTCCCTATCAAGCCACAGCGGCTAATGCGTGATTTGCCGATCAGATTTCCCGCCTCTACACGATTCATCATCGATGCGGGCAGTTGCTGGGCCTGGTCGATGCACTATCTTCTGCCTAAAAGCCAAGGGCTTTACCGTATCGCAATGGGTTTCGGCGCAATGGGTTGGGGCATAGGGGCGGCCGTCGGCACCGCGGTTGGTTGTCCGACCGAACCTGTGGTCTGCCTTACTGGAGACGGTAGTTGGCTGATGAGTGGCCAGGAACTAACCGTTGCAGTGATGGAAAAATTGCCCGTTATCTATGTCGTGCTTAACGATCAAGCTCTGGGGACGATCAAGCACGGACAACGTCTAGGAGGGGCCGAACCCGTGGGTTTCGAGTTGCCGCCGGTGGATTTCGCACAGATGGCCCGCGCCATGGGGGCTGTTGGCCTCAACATCCACACCATGGAGGATTTCGACAACCTCGATTTCGATGCACTTTGCCGCCGATCCGGTCCGACTGTTCTCGACGTACAGATCGATCCCGAAGAGGTTCAACCCATGGGTTTTCGCATGAAGACGCTGGAAAGATAA
- a CDS encoding EAL domain-containing protein, with the protein MPTNSHILLVNSAAEIRCMLRRLLEEAGYTHISEGQCGLSASQMLRTTPVDLLITDIEVPSLDGWRLARLIRSGVFRCKSDIPIIVVAKTWCERIAETTAREFGVNALVALEHYQRLPQVVQNCLNTPTEAFRNPTVLVVEDTPDTAQIAQRVLSHRFDVEIAVDGPSGLAAWTARRHDLVLLDTMLPEMSGPEVLAEILKLDNAQPVVVMTAFSSVELAEKLMHQGAADFIAKPFRADQLRRVCELAVRREDYLVSNAQFAARVREVKERTEAFHQVSQTHQRLLDNLRTVVVELDHDGEIAFLNQAWTELTGFSLDESLNKPLASFLLPDGDGLRPLLSAKLHELQGEMRLLDKQGAVLWVEFRLNSMVSPGGRRTIFGCLDDISERKKTQKQLDFLNMHDRVTGLYNRHYFNGSLRRMAAVSARGKASHALLYLDIDHFKVINDNFGHQRGDAILREIAELMKSRLRRSDVLCRLGGDEFAILIPDADLTQACQVANEMSQIIQGHSLQMDARQSLELSCSVGVSEIDGSAGSAEEYLKQADIALYAAKRRGRNRIQIYDPADRENDALRARLNWVRHLRRAIEDNRLLLYFQPIMHIASGEIVHYEALVRLDLPERGIVSPGEFIPALESAGEMTLLDHQVIRQAVDHLKNYPGLRRIAVNLSAQAFSDLDLVPLVEEQLHRHGVEPRRLMFELTESASISNISGAQHMMTQLNDLGCAFALDDFGTGFSTFGFLKQFPADYVKVDGSFIRNLDRDPIDQVLVRSICEVAATLGKKTIAEFVHNQVVLDLVTKLGIDYAQGHHIGRPLPVDALGLT; encoded by the coding sequence ATGCCCACAAATTCCCATATCCTTTTGGTCAACAGCGCCGCGGAAATCCGCTGCATGTTGCGCAGGTTACTGGAAGAAGCGGGATATACGCATATCTCTGAAGGCCAGTGTGGACTGAGCGCCTCACAGATGCTTCGCACGACCCCTGTTGATCTGCTGATTACCGACATCGAAGTACCCAGCCTCGACGGCTGGCGGTTGGCGCGCCTGATTCGCAGCGGTGTCTTCAGATGCAAAAGTGATATCCCCATCATCGTCGTTGCCAAAACCTGGTGTGAACGCATTGCAGAAACCACCGCCCGCGAATTCGGCGTGAACGCGCTGGTTGCCCTGGAACATTATCAACGTCTGCCACAGGTGGTGCAAAACTGCCTGAACACCCCGACGGAAGCCTTTCGTAATCCAACGGTACTGGTCGTGGAGGACACGCCCGATACGGCGCAAATCGCCCAGCGCGTACTGAGTCACCGTTTCGACGTCGAAATCGCTGTGGACGGCCCTTCTGGCCTAGCCGCCTGGACCGCCCGTCGTCATGATCTTGTGCTGCTCGATACCATGCTTCCCGAGATGTCCGGGCCAGAGGTTCTTGCCGAAATCCTCAAACTCGACAACGCCCAGCCGGTGGTCGTCATGACCGCCTTCAGCAGTGTCGAGCTGGCCGAAAAGCTCATGCATCAGGGTGCCGCAGATTTCATCGCCAAGCCATTCAGGGCCGATCAGTTGCGCCGCGTGTGTGAACTGGCTGTGCGGCGTGAAGATTATCTGGTGAGCAACGCGCAATTTGCCGCGCGTGTCCGCGAGGTTAAGGAGCGCACGGAAGCCTTTCACCAGGTTTCACAAACCCATCAGCGTCTGCTGGACAATCTGCGCACGGTCGTGGTCGAACTCGATCATGATGGAGAAATTGCCTTTCTCAATCAGGCATGGACCGAACTTACCGGTTTCTCGTTGGACGAGTCACTGAACAAGCCCCTCGCCTCTTTTCTGCTGCCCGACGGTGACGGTCTGCGACCGCTTTTGTCAGCCAAATTGCACGAACTTCAGGGTGAGATGCGCCTGCTCGACAAACAGGGTGCCGTGCTCTGGGTCGAGTTCAGACTCAATTCCATGGTATCTCCAGGCGGCCGACGCACTATTTTCGGCTGCCTGGACGACATTTCCGAGCGCAAGAAAACCCAGAAACAACTCGATTTTCTCAACATGCATGATCGCGTCACCGGCCTTTACAATCGCCACTACTTCAATGGCTCCCTGCGTCGTATGGCCGCGGTCAGCGCCCGGGGCAAAGCCAGCCATGCCTTGCTGTATCTGGACATTGATCATTTCAAAGTCATCAACGACAATTTCGGCCACCAACGCGGCGATGCCATCCTGCGTGAAATTGCCGAGTTGATGAAATCACGACTGCGCCGATCCGACGTTTTGTGCCGCTTGGGCGGCGACGAATTCGCCATTCTCATTCCCGACGCCGATTTAACACAGGCTTGCCAAGTGGCCAACGAGATGTCTCAGATCATTCAAGGTCATTCGCTGCAAATGGACGCGCGGCAATCCCTGGAACTCAGTTGCAGCGTCGGCGTCAGTGAAATTGACGGCAGCGCCGGTAGCGCCGAAGAATACCTCAAGCAAGCCGACATCGCTCTTTATGCGGCAAAACGGCGGGGCCGCAATCGCATCCAGATTTATGACCCCGCAGACCGGGAGAATGACGCCTTGCGTGCCAGGCTCAACTGGGTCCGGCATCTTCGTCGCGCCATCGAGGATAATCGCCTGCTGCTGTATTTTCAGCCCATCATGCATATCGCCAGCGGTGAAATTGTCCATTACGAAGCTCTGGTGCGCCTCGATCTGCCCGAGCGCGGCATCGTTTCTCCCGGTGAATTTATTCCAGCCCTCGAGAGCGCCGGCGAAATGACCTTGCTCGACCACCAGGTTATCCGACAAGCCGTCGACCACCTCAAGAACTACCCCGGATTGCGGCGCATCGCCGTCAATCTCTCGGCGCAAGCTTTCAGCGATTTGGATCTGGTGCCCCTGGTAGAGGAGCAATTGCACCGGCACGGCGTCGAACCACGCCGCCTGATGTTTGAGCTGACGGAAAGCGCCAGCATCAGCAACATCAGCGGTGCGCAGCACATGATGACTCAACTCAACGATCTGGGGTGCGCATTCGCCCTGGATGATTTCGGCACAGGTTTCAGCACCTTCGGTTTCCTCAAGCAGTTTCCCGCCGATTACGTTAAAGTCGACGGCAGTTTTATCAGGAATCTCGACCGCGATCCCATTGACCAGGTTCTGGTGCGCTCCATCTGTGAAGTGGCCGCCACCCTGGGCAAAAAAACCATCGCCGAATTCGTTCACAACCAGGTGGTGCTGGATCTTGTGACCAAATTGGGTATTGATTACGCACAAGGCCATCACATCGGCCGCCCCCTGCCGGTGGATGCTCTCGGACTAACCTAG
- a CDS encoding radical SAM protein codes for MYYYFDYEEPVFRPPSEARSLILQATIGCSQNSCGFCGMYKMKRFRVRPVAETLAEIRSIPRHHREDIQRVFLADGDALVAPQADLVAILDELAATLPHLTRVGIYASPNSLTTKTQDDLEQLREKKVRILYFGLESGDDPTLQLARKGFSAQEMLALCRKAQAAGIKLSVTAILGLAGQERSAEHALATANWINALSPEYFSLLTMFRRHNDTYFSAIRPLSNGQIIQEALTLVRQLQPRRTILRSNHISNNLNLAGSYPKDRDKIIAQAEMALLQARRQPSWFEEIPDYGEAYY; via the coding sequence ATGTATTACTATTTCGATTACGAAGAACCCGTTTTTCGCCCACCGTCTGAAGCTCGCTCATTGATTTTGCAGGCCACCATCGGGTGTTCTCAGAACAGTTGCGGATTTTGCGGCATGTACAAGATGAAGCGCTTTCGGGTACGGCCTGTCGCCGAAACCCTTGCGGAGATCAGATCCATCCCCCGGCATCATCGGGAAGATATTCAGCGGGTGTTTCTTGCCGACGGTGATGCGCTGGTTGCGCCCCAGGCCGACCTGGTTGCCATCCTCGATGAATTGGCCGCGACTCTGCCCCATCTGACCCGGGTGGGAATTTACGCCTCCCCTAACAGCCTGACGACCAAAACCCAGGATGATCTTGAGCAGTTAAGGGAAAAAAAGGTGCGCATTCTCTATTTCGGCCTGGAAAGCGGTGACGACCCGACACTGCAACTGGCCCGCAAGGGCTTTTCGGCCCAGGAGATGCTCGCATTATGTCGCAAGGCGCAAGCAGCAGGGATAAAACTATCGGTGACGGCCATTCTCGGTCTCGCCGGACAGGAACGCAGCGCAGAGCACGCCTTGGCCACTGCCAATTGGATCAACGCCCTATCTCCCGAATATTTTTCACTGCTGACCATGTTCCGCCGTCACAACGACACGTACTTCTCCGCCATTCGCCCCCTGAGCAACGGGCAAATCATTCAGGAGGCGCTGACTCTGGTGAGGCAACTGCAGCCGCGCCGCACCATCCTGCGCTCCAATCACATCTCCAACAACCTCAACCTTGCCGGTAGCTATCCCAAGGATCGCGATAAAATCATCGCCCAGGCTGAAATGGCACTGCTCCAGGCGCGCCGTCAGCCAAGCTGGTTTGAGGAAATTCCGGACTACGGCGAGGCCTACTATTGA